In one window of Balaenoptera musculus isolate JJ_BM4_2016_0621 chromosome 10, mBalMus1.pri.v3, whole genome shotgun sequence DNA:
- the FAIM2 gene encoding protein lifeguard 2, whose product MTQGKLSVANKAPGTEGQQQANGEKKEAPAVPSAPPSYEEATSGEGLKAGVFPPAPSAVPLHPSWAYVDPSSSSSYESGFPTGDHELFTTFSWDDQNVRRVFIRKVYTILLIQLLVTLGVVALFTFCDPVKDYVQANPGWYWASYAVFFATYLTLACCSGPRRHFPWNLILLTIFTLSMAYLTGMLSSYYNTTSVLLCLGITALVCLSVTVFSFQTKFDFTSCQGVLFVLLMTLFFSGLILAILLPFQYVPWLHAVYAVLGAGVFTLFLAFDTQLLMGSRRHSLSPEEYIFGALNIYLDIIYIFTFFLQLFGSNRE is encoded by the exons ATGACACAGGGAAAG CTCTCTGTGGCTAACAAGGCCCCCGGGACAGAGGGGCAGCAGCAGGCGAATGGTGAGAAGAAGGAGGCCCCAGCAGTGCCTTCGGCCCCACCCTCCTACGAGGAGGccacctctggggaggggctgaAGGCAGGAGTCTTCCCGCCAGCCCCCTCGGCTGTGCCTCTCCACCCCAGCTGGGCCTATGTGGACCCTA gcAGCAGCTCTAGCTATGAGAGTGGTTTCCCCACTGGAGACCATGAGCTCTTCACCACCTTCAGTTGGGACGACCAGAACGTTCGCAGAGTCTTCATCAGAAAG GTCTATACCATTCTGCTGATCCAGCTGCTGGTGACCTTGGGTGTCGTGGCTCTCTTTACCTTCTG TGACCCCGTTAAGGACTATGTCCAGGCCAACCCAGGCTGGTACTGGGCATCCTA CGCTGTCTTCTTTGCGACCTACCTGACCCTGGCCTGCTGTTCTGGACCCAG GAGGCATTTCCCCTGGAACCTGATCCTCCTGACCATCTTT ACCCTGTCCATGGCCTACCTCACTGGGATGTTGTCCAG CTACTACAACACCACATCTGTGCTGCTGTGCCTGGGTATCACGGCCCTCGTCTGCCTCTCGGTCACCGTCTTTAGCTTCCAGACCAAG TTTGACTTCACGTCTTGCCAGGGTGTGCTCTTCGTGCTGCTCATGACTCTCTTCTTCAGTGGCCTCATCCTGGCCATCCTCCTGCCCTTCCAATAC GTGCCCTGGCTGCATGCCGTGTATGCCGTGCTGGGAGCAGGCGTGTTTACGTTG tTCCTGGCATTTGACACCCAGTTGCTGATGGGTAGCCGACGCCACTCGCTGAGCCCTGAGGAGTATATTTTTGGAGCCCTCAACATTTACCTGGACATCATCTATATCTTCACCTTCTTCCTGCAGCTTTTTGGCAGCAACCGGGAATGA